The following proteins are encoded in a genomic region of Cryptomeria japonica chromosome 11, Sugi_1.0, whole genome shotgun sequence:
- the LOC131070688 gene encoding protein MAINTENANCE OF MERISTEMS-like yields the protein MPSRRSERPTRVEILRQAVIDDKPLDEGLPYMREHTEGHILRSLRDQIPRLTQAERDTLSIVGLWYVILMPAIRFHPAMPMALMERWDPDTCTFHLPVGELTVTLEDVYRILRLPIRGATVTYATDRSAEDHQREQVYCIGRVMPSETRGRIMVSWLLHPIGEVPLLRCLMIAIIALAVCPNGRGTHMHGGLTWCIRAMERHRRVYAWGRSMLAHLYHDLEEYVFGQGCSLMTCTLLQVWILEHFTCTRPVGFPLSTASERPRVFAYPLTSEWRFGDLLYWRVIFDRLTAEVTVWRPYLRMHRWDGMERQLACLQRNRLLQGRYSHIIVPFYFDRVWRQFGLEQCVPADVPIYTRHSRVLPRPRAVARPTIDDIETTDIEGSDQDVVTDYSAELGAQRRYVSWFMRSYPGPIFPPDHPTGHPGPWRHGDQDEDQGSRSEEPEEGEGHEEAGDPDPPTGDQSSAEEEEDTDRDEDEEERTDDEENEDADEDEDADEDRDDEEESDAAPHHSGDDTIALDPPLIPQQEEHEAIRRPVPSTVQPTPIVHRLVERGEPSRSQS from the exons atgccttcacgacgatcggagcgtcccacgagggttgagatcctgcgccaggccgtgattgacgacaagccactggacgag ggccttccgtacatgagagagcatacagagggacatattcttcgcagtttgcgagatcagattccgcggctgactcaggcagagagagacacattatcgatcgtgggattatggtatgtgatcctcatgccagccattcggttccatcctgcaatgccgatggcattgatggagcgatgggatcctgacacatgcacatttcatcttccagtaggggagctgacggttacactcgaggatgtgtaccgtatacttcgtcttcctatcagaggagcgactgttacatacgcgaccgatcggtcagcggaggatcatcagagggagcaggtatattgcatagggagagtcatgccgagcgagacgagaggtcgcatcatggtcagctggctcttacatcctataggggaggtaccccttctgagatgccttatgatcgccatcatagcactagccgtctgccctaatgggcgaggcacgcacatgcatgggggtctcacatggtgcatcagagcgatggagagacacaggagagtgtatgcttggggtcggagtatgcttgcacatctctatcacgaccttgaggagtatgtatttggacagggttgcagtttgatgacatgcacacttctgcaggtatggattttagagcacttcacatgcaccaggcctgttgggtttccgctgagtacggctagcgagcgacctagggtgtttgcttatccacttaccagcgagtggagatttggagatctgttatattggagagtgatttttgatagactgacagccgaggtgacagtgtggagaccttacctgcggatgcacagatgggatgggatggagagacagttagcatgcttacagaggaaccgcctactgcagggacgatattcacacatcatagtccctttctactttgaccgagtatggaggcagttcgggctagagcagtgtgttccagctgatgtgcccatctatactcgacactcacgggtccttcctagacctagagcagtagcgagaccgacgatagatgacattgagactacagatatagagggatctgatcaggatgtagtcactgattattctgcagagcttggagcacagcgcaggtatgtctcatggtttatgagatcatatccaggtcctatctttccaccggatcacccgacaggccatccaggcccatggagacatggagaccaagatgaggaccagggatccaggtcagaggagccagaggagggagagggtcatgaggaggcgggagatcctgatccacctacaggcgatcagtccagcgccgaggaggaggaggacacagatagagatgaggacgaggaggagagaactgatgatgaggagaacgaggatgcagatgaggatgaggatgcagatgaggatagagatgatgaggaggagtcagatgcagctcctcaccattcaggggatgataccatagctctggatcctcctcttattccccaacaggaggaacatgaggcgatacggagacctgttcctagtaccgtccagcctacacccatcgtgcacagattagtcgagcgaggggagcctagtagatcccaatcatag